In the Kwoniella mangroviensis CBS 8507 chromosome 3, whole genome shotgun sequence genome, one interval contains:
- a CDS encoding hydroxymethylglutaryl-CoA synthase — protein MSEFDIPARPSNVGILGLEMYFPKRCISEDALEDFDGVSKGKYTIGLGQKYMAFTDDKEDINSVALTVVSSLLKKYNVDPLSIGRLDVGTETLIDKSKATKTILMNLFAPSGNTDIEGIDSKNACYGSTAALFNVINWIQSESWDGRNAIVMCGDIAIYKEGSARPVGGMGACAMLIGPNAPLVIEPVHGTHIANTWDFYKPDLSAEYPTVDGPWTIAAYLGALDAAYSTYLEKAQRSRARAAKKLSLASVSAAVSDIAGAAKTFVNGINGDATNGVNGHAQNGVESKEDQGIEQFDYVCLHSPYGKLVQKGHARMFYNDYIRNPSSPKFANVPETISVEKTKTYTDKVVEKTFVGIASEHYKSAVVPGSDCVARCGNMYTASLYGALASVLASAPEGLETGKRIGMYAFGSGCAASFYALRVVGSTKEIADKLQLKERLASMDVRPCEEYVTALKLREENHNAVKYSPQGSIDNIWPGAYYLEGVDELYRRTYAVKPVA, from the exons ATGTCAGAATTCGATATCCCAGCTAGACCTTCCAACGTCGGTATCCTCGGTTTGGAGATGTACTTCCCTAAGAGA TGTATCTCCGAAGATGCTCTCGAGGACTTTGACGGTGTGTCCAAAGGGAAATATACCATTGGTTTAGGTCAGAAGTACATGGCTTTCACCGATGACAA AGAGGACATCAACTCTGTCGCTCTTACTG TcgtatcatcccttctcaaGAAATACAACGTCGATCCCCTCTCCATCGGACGACTCGACGTCGGTACCGAAACCCTCATTGATAAATCCAAAGCTACCAAGACAATCCTTATGAACCTCTTCGCCCCATCTGGAAATACCGATATCGAAGGTATCGACTCTAAGAACGCCTGTTATGGATCGACCGCAGCCTTGTTCAATGTCATCAACTGGATCCAATCTGAATCTTGGGATGGAAGAAACGCGATTGTCATGTGTGGTGATATTGCCATTTACAAGGAGGGTTCAGCTAGACCCGTTGGTGGTATGGGTGCTTGTGCGATGTTGATTGGACCTAATGCTCCGTTGGTGATTGAAC CCGTCCACGGCACCCACATCGCCAACACTTGGGATTTCTACAAACCTGATCTTTCAGCTGAATAC CCCACCGTCGATGGACCATGGACCATCGCCGCCTACCTCGGTGCACTTGACGCCGCTTACTCGACCTACCTCGAAAAAGCCCAGAGATCACGAGCTAGAGCAGCTAAAAAACTCTCCCTCGCCTCTGTATCTGCCGCCGTATCAGACATTGCCGGTGCCGCCAAGACTTTCGTCAACGGCATAAATGGAGATGCTACCAACGGTGTCAACGGGCATGCGCAGAATGGTGTTGAGAGCAAGGAGGACCAAGGGATCGAGCAATTTGATTATGTCTGTTTACACAG TCCCTATGGTAAACTCGTACAGAAAGGACACGCTCGTATGTTCTACAAC GACTACATCCGAAACCCTTCATCACCCAAATTCGCCAACGTCCCCGAGACCATCTCCGtcgagaagaccaagacaTACACGGATAAAGTGGTCGAAAAGACTTTCGTCGGTATCGCCTCAGAACACTACAAATCCGCTGTCGTACCTGGATCAGACTGTGTGGCTAGATGTGGTAACATGTACACTGCTTCTTTATACGGTGCTCTTGCTAGTGTGCTTGCCAGTGCTCCAGAGGGATTAGAG ACCGGTAAACGAATTGGAATGTACGCTTTCGGTTCAGGTTGTGCTGCTTCCTTCTACGCTTTGAGAGTTGTCGGATCCACCAAAGAGATTGCCGATAAATTACAGTTGAAGGAGAGATTGGCTTCTATGGATGTTAGACCTTGTGAAGAATACGTCACTgcgttgaag CTCCGTGAAGAAAACCACAACGCTGTCAAATACTCACCCCaaggatcgatcgataaCATCTGGCCAGGTGCTTATTActtggaaggtgttgatgAGTTGTACAGAAGAACTTACGCCGTTAAACCTGTTGCATAA